aaaaataaaaatgaataaatgggaatatatcaaaattttaaaacatgtccaTCAAATGACACAATCAACAGAGTAAAAGGCAACCAATGGAATGACAGAGGTATTTGTAAGCCCTGTATAAGACAAAGGgttaatatctagaatatatcaAGAATAATTACAATTATAGAGTTaggtggcatcatcaactcaatggacatgagtctgagcaaactccaggagatgtgaaggacagggaagcctggcgtgctgcagtctgcggggtcgcaaagagctggacacgactaagcaactgaacaacagtgaacAACAGTAACTCTTCTCAAGGTGGGGTCATAACGCACTATACTATTTACCTTTGGCAGATGTTAGCATTACGTGAATAACCATCCATCAACTTAGCTCAGATTGTTTCATTCCCAGATAAGCCTATAGCATTCTGGACAAGGTCGTAGTTGTACGTGTATATGTGTAGAGAGTGGGGGTGGGCGTAGCAGAAGAATAGCCACTCTCTGTAACTAGGATTGTGAGCTAGCTGCTTATATCAGACCCTTGTGCCTTCAGGAATAACCCAGGCATCATTCCTCTGAAAATTCTCTCTACTTGATATTGGAGTGTTACAACACAAATCCAACCTTAGGGCTTTGTGTATAACATAGCACCCTACCCATAAAGGGCAGCTCATCTTATTATAGAATGCTGAAAAGCTATTTCTCAAAGAGAAAATACTTAGCGTCAAAGAAAGCATAACTTTGCTCTCAAGCATTAAGTATTTTTCTTCTGAAGATGGTCCCGGGACTGAATAACTAGTAGGAAAAGCAAGATCTAGATATTTGGCTGTGGCTTTGGCATCCCTCAGCCCACTAGACTCCAGGAAAGTTCACTGAGATGTCAAGTCTCTGCATCTACATGGGATTAATATGTGGCTATCTTTCATGTCACGTGAGCTAGTAAGACAATCTAGGTCCCTTTCATTTATTAACCCATAAACAAGTAGTTATTGAGTACTTATttcatgtcaaactcttttctTGGCATTGGTGAgacaacagaaaacaaagtaaaactccTTACCCTTTTGAAAATTTCACTCTAGGAAGCAGACAGTAAGAATAGAATGTTATGCAATATCAAGGAAGTATGATCGTAAGGTAGGATCAGGGGACAAAGAGTGAAGAGGCTGCTTTAAATAGGCTCATCAGGGGGGCATGTTTGGGCAAGATTCCATTTGAAAAGAgatcaaaaggaaatgaaagcgtGTCTAGCACTGTGAAGACTTGATCTTTGTACGTCTCAGCCTCCGAAACTGTAAGAAGTAATGTCTGTTGTCTAAGTCACCAAGCCTTGGTACtgctgttatagcagcccaaatggactaagatgGTACTGTATGGGGCTTCGATGCCTGAGAgcaagtgagaatactggaaaTGTTTGTTAACCACTTCAATTTTGCAGTAGTCATCACGGCTCCGGACCcttgaaaaaaatcattgcaGTTTACAGAAAACAATTTAAGGAGCTGATGAGAATTCCACTAATGTACTCAGGACAACTGCACTTGCAATCTTTTAATGATAAAGTCTCTCCCCAGAACCCTCCTCAGAGCCTTAGCTACATCCTTATTCCGGAGAGTATAAATCAGTGGATTCAATGTGGGAGTGATGATGCTGTAGAACACAGAACCGACTTTGTCTTGCAGTGGAGTGCGCTGGGACCTGGGCCTCATATATGAGAAGATGGAAGCACCAAACCAGAGGGAAACCACAGTGAGGTGAGAGCTGCAAGTGGCGAAGGCGTTTCTCTTACTCCCATGCATCTGAATGACACTGTGGAGGATGAAGACATAGGATGTAGAAATCAGGacgatggggaggaggaggaggaggagggtgctgATGTACACTGTGGCCTCGTACACAGAGATGTCTCCACATACCAACTTCACAACAGCTGGAAACTCACAGTAGAAGTGGTGGATTTGTCGAGGCCCACAGAAAGGGAAGTGCATCAAGATTGCCGTGTAAATTAGGGAATTCAGGGACGCTCCCAACCAAGACATGGCAGCCATCATTAGCGTCACCTTTCTGTTCATGAGAACAGAGTAGCGCAGTGGATGACAGATGGCAACGTAGCGGTCATAGGACATGAAAGCTAGGAGAAGACACTCCGCACCGCCCAGAGTCAGATAGAGGAAGTGCTGGGTCGCACAGCCCACAAAGGAGATGGACTTCTGGCCAGAGAGGTAGTTGGTCGCCATCTTGGGGATTGTGGTGGAGACATGCATCAGCTCCATGAGCGAGAGCTGGCTGAGGAGGAGGTACATGGGTGTGTGGAGCTGGGGGTCAGCACAGATGAGAAGAAGGGTGAGGCTGTTGCCACTCACAGCAATAAGGAAGACCACCATggtcaaggagaaaaggaaaaggtggGCAAGAGAGTCATCAAAGAGCCCTTCTAGGACGAAGTCTGCCAGAGAGGACTGATTCCTCTGCCACGTCTCCCCGTCCTCAGCCCCTGGGAAACAGGAAGTGGAGATGAAATGTGACATCAGGAATACTGGGGTTCATCCAACCTGACGATAAGCCTCTTCTGATCCACAGAAGAATTTTGAAGAATAATATTTTTCTAGTTCTAATTATTCTACAGCTCTGATTAttgaaatctctcttttttaaaataagagaactTCAAATCTCTGCTCACAAATATGATCCCTCTGAAATTTCAAAATACCTAGGCTCTGTTAGTGCTAGACTTCTAAACAAGTCTCTCCTCATTAAGGaagatatatacatttatatgtgtatatatacatatgttcttttttaagtatatatactttatagatacactctaaattttatatatgatataaaaatatatatatacagttcttTTCTTACATCAGTCAGGGTTTAACCAGAAAAGCTGAACTACCAAGagatttatacatacatatacatttaatgGATTGTATAGAAATTTGGCCTTACTTGACTGTGAAAGCTGGTTAAGCAGTCTATGTAAAGCTGTCACCTTTCTATCTGATTCTAGAACTTGAACTCCATGAGGCAAGCAGTCAGGAAGGGAAGATGGGTATAAAAGTGTGGTAGCTCAAGGTCAGACTGGAACCCACAAACGTGACATAAATCCCACAAGGGCAGACTGAGACCCATGTCATTATTGCTGCCTCTGGAATTGGTGGCATGGTTTCTCTTGCACAATCTGGAGGCCTGCTTAACAAGGCTTAATGCACAGTCCTGGCCTCGGAGTCAGAGAAGCTAAAGGAAGATCCAGGGGAAGACAGAGTAACTGCTGGTCCACGGCTGCCTCACACCAGTGAGGGGAGTCAGCACATCGGCAACAACAGACGCTTCCCCCTGCCCTCTAAATCTGCCTGAGAATCTCTCGGGTGGCCCACCTTAACCAGAAACTCACAGCAACGGGAATT
This portion of the Bos indicus x Bos taurus breed Angus x Brahman F1 hybrid chromosome 25, Bos_hybrid_MaternalHap_v2.0, whole genome shotgun sequence genome encodes:
- the LOC113883756 gene encoding olfactory receptor 2AE1, encoding MSHFISTSCFPGAEDGETWQRNQSSLADFVLEGLFDDSLAHLFLFSLTMVVFLIAVSGNSLTLLLICADPQLHTPMYLLLSQLSLMELMHVSTTIPKMATNYLSGQKSISFVGCATQHFLYLTLGGAECLLLAFMSYDRYVAICHPLRYSVLMNRKVTLMMAAMSWLGASLNSLIYTAILMHFPFCGPRQIHHFYCEFPAVVKLVCGDISVYEATVYISTLLLLLLPIVLISTSYVFILHSVIQMHGSKRNAFATCSSHLTVVSLWFGASIFSYMRPRSQRTPLQDKVGSVFYSIITPTLNPLIYTLRNKDVAKALRRVLGRDFIIKRLQVQLS